In Thermomonas paludicola, the following are encoded in one genomic region:
- the pstC gene encoding phosphate ABC transporter permease subunit PstC, whose protein sequence is MNATALSAIEQARERADQRTDNGFRWLVTAAGLFVLVTLGAAALSMLWGGREAFMKFGLAFLWTGQWDAVQQQFGALVPIYGTLVTSFIAMVIAVPVSFGIAFFLTEIAPKWLRGPVGAAIELLAGIPSIIYGMWGLFVLVPLLGEHVFPWVDGHLGQLPLLGHLFTGPPLGLGMGTAGLVLAIMVIPFISSVMREVFLTVPGRLKESAYALGSTRWEVVWDVVLPYTRSAVIGGVFLGLGRALGETMAVTFVLGNAHSLTASLLEPGNSIAATIANEFTEADSAMYRSSLIALGFVLFIVTFIVLSIARLMLRRLNKREGN, encoded by the coding sequence ATGAATGCCACTGCCCTGAGCGCCATCGAGCAGGCGCGCGAACGCGCCGACCAACGCACTGACAACGGCTTCCGTTGGCTGGTGACTGCTGCCGGCCTGTTCGTGCTGGTCACGCTGGGAGCAGCGGCGTTATCCATGCTCTGGGGCGGTCGCGAGGCCTTCATGAAATTCGGCCTCGCGTTCCTGTGGACCGGGCAGTGGGACGCGGTGCAGCAGCAGTTCGGTGCGCTGGTACCGATCTACGGCACCCTGGTCACGTCGTTCATCGCGATGGTGATTGCCGTGCCGGTGAGCTTCGGCATCGCCTTCTTCCTCACCGAAATCGCACCGAAGTGGCTGCGCGGCCCGGTCGGCGCGGCGATCGAACTGCTGGCCGGCATTCCCTCGATCATCTATGGCATGTGGGGCCTGTTCGTGCTGGTGCCGCTGCTGGGCGAACACGTGTTCCCGTGGGTGGATGGACACTTGGGCCAGCTGCCGCTGCTCGGGCATCTGTTCACCGGCCCGCCGCTGGGACTGGGCATGGGGACCGCAGGCCTGGTGCTGGCGATCATGGTGATCCCGTTCATTTCCTCGGTGATGCGCGAGGTGTTCCTGACCGTACCGGGCCGCTTGAAGGAATCCGCCTACGCATTGGGCTCCACCCGCTGGGAAGTGGTGTGGGACGTGGTGCTGCCGTACACCCGCTCGGCCGTGATCGGCGGCGTGTTCCTCGGGCTGGGCCGCGCCCTTGGCGAGACCATGGCGGTGACCTTCGTGCTGGGCAATGCACATTCGCTTACCGCGTCGTTGCTGGAACCCGGCAACTCGATCGCAGCCACCATTGCCAATGAATTCACCGAGGCCGACTCGGCGATGTACCGCTCCTCGTTGATCGCGCTGGGCTTCGTGCTGTTCATCGTGACCTTCATCGTCCTGAGCATCGCCCGGCTCATGCTGCGCCGGCTGAACAAGCGGGAGGGCAACTGA
- the pstS gene encoding phosphate ABC transporter substrate-binding protein PstS, whose protein sequence is MNLTPSPRLAALALCLLVGLAACKNESTPATGNSAGTPAAGATAGDEVAVQITGAGSTFVYPLISKWSDDYNKATRHKINYQSIGSGGGIAQIKAGTVDFGASDKPLASDELAQAGLAQFPATIGGVVPVVNVEGIAAGKLRLTGALLADIYLGKVTAWNDPAIAALNPGVALPAGKISVVHRSDGSGTTFNFVNYLSKVSPAWKAKVGEGTSVGWPTGVGGKGNEGVAAYVKQIKGAIGYVELAYATENTMAFTAMQNAAGNWVQPSAETFQAAAASADWKNAKDFNLVITDAPGAQAWPISATVFVLAYRQPKDAQRARNTLDFFKWAFENGQSQANALHYVPLPAELVQQIEAYWASEIKA, encoded by the coding sequence ATGAACCTCACACCCTCGCCCCGCCTCGCCGCCCTGGCCCTGTGCCTGCTGGTTGGCCTGGCCGCCTGCAAGAACGAGAGCACGCCGGCGACAGGGAACAGCGCCGGCACCCCCGCGGCAGGCGCCACTGCGGGCGACGAGGTGGCCGTGCAGATCACCGGTGCCGGCTCGACATTCGTCTATCCGCTGATTTCCAAGTGGTCGGACGACTACAACAAGGCCACCCGGCACAAGATCAACTACCAATCGATCGGCTCCGGCGGCGGCATCGCCCAGATCAAGGCCGGCACCGTGGATTTCGGCGCGTCGGACAAACCGCTGGCCTCTGACGAACTCGCTCAAGCGGGTCTCGCGCAATTCCCGGCCACCATCGGCGGCGTGGTGCCGGTCGTGAACGTGGAGGGCATCGCCGCCGGCAAGCTGCGCTTGACCGGCGCGCTGCTGGCCGACATCTACCTGGGCAAGGTCACGGCCTGGAATGATCCGGCGATCGCCGCGCTCAACCCGGGCGTGGCGCTGCCGGCCGGCAAGATCAGCGTGGTGCATCGCTCCGACGGCTCCGGCACCACCTTCAACTTCGTCAACTACCTGTCCAAGGTCAGCCCGGCGTGGAAGGCCAAGGTCGGCGAAGGCACCTCGGTTGGCTGGCCCACCGGCGTGGGCGGCAAGGGCAACGAGGGCGTGGCTGCTTACGTGAAGCAGATCAAGGGTGCCATCGGCTACGTCGAGCTGGCCTATGCCACCGAGAACACGATGGCATTCACCGCGATGCAGAACGCCGCCGGCAACTGGGTGCAACCAAGCGCCGAGACCTTCCAGGCCGCCGCCGCCAGCGCCGACTGGAAGAACGCCAAGGACTTCAACCTGGTGATCACCGACGCGCCCGGCGCGCAAGCTTGGCCGATCAGCGCCACCGTGTTCGTGCTGGCCTACCGCCAGCCGAAGGACGCGCAGCGCGCGCGCAACACCCTGGACTTCTTCAAGTGGGCGTTCGAGAACGGCCAGTCGCAGGCGAATGCGCTGCACTACGTGCCGCTGCCCGCGGAGCTGGTGCAACAAATCGAAGCCTACTGGGCCAGCGAGATCAAGGCCTGA
- the pstS gene encoding phosphate ABC transporter substrate-binding protein PstS — protein sequence MSKSFKLRIAALALATSFAASAFAADITGAGSTFVYPILSKWSADYNAATGNKINYQSIGSGGGIAQIKAGTVDFGASDKPLPPDELKKSGLGQFPVVIGGIVPVVNVPGVAPGAMKLDGTLLADIFLGKVTRWNDPAIAALNGGLQLPDMKITVVHRSDGSGTTFNFTNYLSKVSPDWKAKVSEGTAVAWPAGVGGKGNEGVAAYVKQIRGGIGYVEYAYALQNKLTYSRMKNAAGNFVQPRDDTFSAAAATANWASAKDFNLIMTNAPGEQAWPITATTWAIMYKKPKNAARTKAALDFFKWSFEHGQAQASSLDYVPLPNSLVGQIEAYWAQNIK from the coding sequence GTGTCCAAATCCTTCAAGCTCCGCATCGCCGCACTCGCGCTGGCCACCAGCTTCGCTGCAAGCGCCTTCGCCGCCGACATCACCGGCGCCGGCTCCACCTTCGTGTATCCAATCCTGTCGAAGTGGTCCGCCGACTACAACGCCGCCACCGGCAACAAGATCAATTACCAGTCGATCGGCTCCGGGGGCGGCATCGCCCAGATCAAGGCCGGCACCGTGGATTTCGGAGCCTCCGACAAGCCGCTGCCGCCTGACGAGCTGAAGAAATCCGGCCTGGGCCAGTTCCCGGTGGTGATCGGCGGCATCGTGCCGGTGGTCAACGTGCCCGGCGTCGCCCCCGGCGCGATGAAGCTGGACGGCACCTTGCTGGCCGACATCTTCCTGGGCAAGGTGACCCGCTGGAACGACCCGGCGATCGCCGCGCTCAACGGTGGCCTGCAGCTGCCGGACATGAAGATCACCGTGGTGCATCGCTCGGACGGTTCCGGCACCACCTTCAACTTCACCAATTACCTGTCCAAGGTCAGCCCGGACTGGAAGGCCAAGGTCAGCGAAGGCACCGCGGTCGCCTGGCCGGCCGGCGTGGGTGGCAAGGGCAACGAGGGCGTGGCGGCCTACGTCAAGCAGATCCGCGGCGGCATCGGCTACGTGGAGTATGCCTACGCGCTGCAGAACAAACTGACCTATTCACGCATGAAAAACGCCGCCGGCAACTTCGTGCAGCCGCGCGACGACACATTCTCCGCTGCCGCGGCTACCGCCAACTGGGCGTCGGCCAAGGATTTCAACCTGATCATGACCAATGCGCCGGGCGAGCAGGCCTGGCCGATCACCGCCACCACCTGGGCGATCATGTACAAGAAGCCGAAGAACGCCGCCCGCACCAAGGCCGCACTGGACTTCTTCAAGTGGTCGTTCGAGCACGGCCAGGCGCAGGCAAGCTCGCTGGATTACGTGCCTCTGCCCAATTCACTGGTCGGCCAGATCGAAGCCTATTGGGCGCAAAACATCAAGTAA
- a CDS encoding porin — protein sequence MRPTHLAAAIALVVAGSTSCNAVAQTAPSARDIADLKAQVAALQAQIQSLEERTDAQSDVNLVQAKLNEDAEAAKSRMDKLAKLLNDTSISGRMYYNLTSIDDSSKGVKTDKSGFAFDIKRFYLGVDHKFNDQWSMNLTTDFQYSSAIGATEIYLKKAYVQYKLSDAFVLRAGATDLPWVPFAENYYGMRYVENTLVDRLKFGTSADWGVHASGKLAGGSVEYAVAALNGNGYKNPSRSKGLDFEGRMSYMPTMNTVLALGFYNGTLGKEKQTVNSLHNAERIDFLAAYASGTTRFGAEYFQARNWNNVLTVAADKASGWSVWGSTGLGDGGINLFARYDRTDPSRILDPTLRDTYYNVGVEFPITKGVKLSTVYKHTDQKNALLTKDLKTDEFGVWGEFRF from the coding sequence ATGCGCCCCACCCATTTGGCCGCCGCGATCGCCCTGGTCGTCGCTGGCAGCACCAGTTGCAATGCCGTTGCGCAGACCGCACCCAGCGCCCGGGACATTGCGGATCTGAAAGCGCAGGTCGCCGCGCTGCAGGCGCAGATCCAGAGTCTGGAAGAACGCACCGATGCACAGTCCGACGTCAACCTGGTCCAAGCCAAGCTCAATGAAGATGCGGAGGCGGCCAAGAGCAGGATGGACAAGCTCGCCAAGCTGCTGAATGACACCAGCATCAGCGGGCGCATGTACTACAACCTGACCAGCATCGACGACAGCAGCAAAGGCGTGAAGACCGACAAGTCCGGCTTCGCCTTCGACATCAAGCGCTTCTACCTGGGCGTGGACCACAAGTTCAACGACCAGTGGTCGATGAACCTGACCACCGATTTCCAGTATTCCTCGGCGATCGGCGCCACCGAGATCTACCTGAAGAAAGCCTACGTGCAGTACAAGCTCAGCGACGCGTTCGTGCTGCGCGCCGGTGCCACCGACCTGCCGTGGGTGCCGTTCGCCGAGAACTACTACGGCATGCGTTATGTCGAAAACACCCTGGTCGACCGACTGAAGTTCGGCACCTCCGCCGACTGGGGCGTGCATGCCAGCGGCAAGCTCGCCGGCGGCTCGGTGGAGTACGCAGTCGCGGCGCTGAATGGCAACGGTTACAAGAACCCAAGCCGCAGCAAGGGGTTGGATTTCGAAGGCCGGATGAGCTACATGCCGACCATGAACACGGTACTGGCGCTGGGCTTCTACAACGGCACTCTCGGCAAGGAGAAGCAGACCGTCAACAGCCTGCACAACGCCGAGCGCATCGACTTCCTGGCCGCCTATGCGTCCGGCACCACCCGCTTCGGCGCCGAATACTTCCAGGCCAGGAACTGGAACAACGTGCTGACCGTGGCGGCCGACAAGGCCAGCGGCTGGTCGGTTTGGGGTAGCACGGGCCTGGGCGACGGGGGCATCAATCTGTTCGCCCGCTACGATCGCACCGATCCGAGCAGGATCCTCGATCCGACCCTGCGCGACACGTACTACAACGTCGGCGTGGAGTTTCCGATCACCAAGGGCGTGAAGCTGTCCACCGTGTACAAGCACACAGACCAGAAGAACGCGCTGCTGACCAAGGATCTCAAGACCGACGAGTTCGGCGTGTGGGGCGAGTTCCGCTTCTGA
- the nth gene encoding endonuclease III — translation MSAPRKPRAARGSKLTPGEIADLFTRLRDANPHPTTELEYGTPFELLVAVVLSAQATDIGVNKATRKLYPVANTPAAILALGEDGLKGCINTIGLYNAKAANVIALCRLLLQRHDGAVPRTREALEALPGVGRKTANVILNTAFGEPTIAVDTHIFRVANRTGLAPGKDVRAVEDKLVRLVPAEFARDAHHWLILHGRYTCKARKPDCLHCPVHDLCRWPDKGPSSWVN, via the coding sequence ATGAGCGCACCGCGCAAACCCCGCGCCGCGCGCGGCAGCAAGCTGACGCCCGGCGAGATCGCCGACCTGTTCACCCGCCTGCGCGATGCCAACCCGCATCCGACCACCGAGCTGGAATACGGCACGCCGTTCGAGCTGCTGGTCGCGGTGGTGCTGTCCGCGCAGGCCACCGACATCGGCGTCAACAAGGCGACCCGCAAGCTGTACCCGGTCGCCAACACGCCGGCCGCGATCCTGGCGCTGGGCGAGGACGGGCTGAAGGGCTGCATCAACACCATCGGCCTGTACAACGCCAAGGCCGCCAACGTGATTGCCCTGTGCCGATTGCTGCTGCAGCGCCACGACGGCGCAGTGCCGCGCACCCGCGAGGCGCTGGAAGCGTTGCCCGGCGTGGGCCGCAAGACCGCGAATGTCATCCTCAACACCGCGTTCGGCGAGCCGACCATCGCGGTGGACACGCACATCTTCCGCGTCGCCAATCGCACCGGGCTGGCGCCGGGCAAGGACGTGCGCGCGGTGGAAGACAAGCTGGTGCGGCTGGTGCCGGCCGAGTTCGCGCGCGACGCGCACCACTGGCTGATCCTGCACGGGCGCTACACCTGCAAGGCGCGCAAGCCGGACTGCCTGCATTGCCCGGTTCACGACCTGTGCCGCTGGCCCGATAAAGGCCCGTCGAGCTGGGTCAACTGA